One Peterkaempfera bronchialis DNA window includes the following coding sequences:
- a CDS encoding helix-turn-helix domain-containing protein yields the protein MNPEERRAFGARVADLRKQRGFNQAELAAEIGRTASWLSQVERGIQPVNRLDVLRLLADGLGVSLQALSPDAPAQLSAHQLKAPEEPNDLDEARLVISGHPALDVLLGDCTTGVPANLPELRAAVDRLWELTHANRYAEMSTALGPLVPRLERAARTAPAEQRPELWLLLSRTYQALAAAFVRQDEADAAWVAADRAIHSAEQSGQPLHVCAGVFRLCQAFVRLKHLDQAEHAATTAVNAVRQHTEDTGHTPEALSVLGSLHLSLALVHARAGDRTRARDEIGRARDAARRLGDDRNDFNLEFGPTNVEIQAVSIAVELGDAGEALDTGRDIDAAGLSPERQARLLMDMGRAYAQRRQSGEAVDCLLHAERLAPELVHTHVAARNVIRELLLVAGKAASPELKALAERADAKP from the coding sequence GTGAATCCCGAGGAACGCCGGGCGTTCGGGGCCCGGGTGGCCGACCTGCGCAAGCAGCGCGGCTTCAACCAGGCTGAGCTTGCAGCCGAGATCGGCCGGACCGCGAGTTGGCTCTCCCAGGTGGAGCGCGGCATCCAGCCCGTCAACCGCCTCGACGTGCTGCGGCTGCTTGCCGATGGTCTCGGCGTCTCTCTCCAGGCTCTCAGCCCGGACGCGCCCGCGCAGCTGTCCGCTCATCAGCTCAAGGCGCCGGAGGAGCCCAATGACCTCGATGAGGCTCGGCTCGTCATCTCCGGGCACCCGGCCCTCGACGTGCTCCTTGGGGATTGCACCACCGGCGTGCCGGCCAACCTGCCTGAACTCCGAGCCGCTGTCGATCGCCTCTGGGAGCTGACCCACGCAAACCGCTACGCCGAGATGAGCACTGCGCTCGGTCCCCTGGTGCCCCGTCTGGAGCGGGCCGCACGCACGGCGCCTGCCGAGCAGCGCCCCGAACTCTGGCTTCTGCTCAGCCGGACCTATCAGGCTCTGGCAGCGGCTTTCGTTCGCCAGGACGAAGCGGACGCGGCATGGGTCGCCGCAGATCGGGCCATCCACTCAGCCGAGCAGTCCGGCCAGCCCCTGCACGTATGCGCGGGCGTGTTCCGGCTCTGCCAAGCCTTCGTTCGGCTCAAGCACTTGGACCAGGCCGAGCATGCAGCCACGACGGCCGTCAACGCGGTCCGACAGCACACCGAAGACACCGGCCACACGCCCGAGGCCCTCTCGGTCCTGGGCTCGCTGCACCTTTCGCTGGCTCTGGTCCACGCCCGAGCGGGAGACCGCACCAGGGCGCGTGACGAGATCGGCCGGGCCAGGGATGCCGCTCGCCGACTCGGTGACGACCGCAATGACTTCAACCTGGAGTTCGGCCCCACCAATGTCGAGATCCAAGCCGTGTCCATCGCCGTGGAACTGGGCGACGCGGGCGAAGCCCTGGACACCGGCCGGGACATCGACGCGGCAGGTCTCTCTCCGGAACGTCAGGCCCGCTTGCTCATGGACATGGGACGGGCCTATGCGCAGAGACGCCAGTCCGGCGAGGCCGTTGACTGCCTGCTCCATGCAGAACGACTCGCCCCCGAGTTGGTCCACACCCATGTCGCCGCTCGAAACGTCATCCGGGAACTGCTGCTGGTGGCCGGAAAGGCGGCATCGCCGGAGCTGAAGGCCCTGGCTGAGCGAGCCGACGCCAAACCCTGA
- a CDS encoding SIMPL domain-containing protein, giving the protein MTSAPPPLPAPPTSAPPPPTVAVRGEAELEVDPELARLLVTVSARDKDRGRTLTRLTERLDALRHRIASYGAAVERTETGALWVQPEYQDTKRAGERITGYRASAELRLTVVDFGVLGELLPAVADRELTVVAGPWWGLRTDSPVHRQAREQAVRASLERARQYAAALGSTLTGLVELADQGLSAGAQEYAPAPGGFLRSAALAGAAEPPQLELEPVKQQVRATVEARWTMTPPTDL; this is encoded by the coding sequence ATGACGTCCGCACCGCCGCCACTGCCCGCACCGCCGACATCCGCACCGCCGCCGCCCACCGTCGCCGTGCGCGGCGAGGCCGAGTTGGAGGTCGACCCGGAGCTGGCCCGGCTGCTGGTCACCGTCTCCGCCCGGGACAAGGACCGGGGCCGCACCCTCACCCGGCTGACCGAGCGGCTGGACGCGCTGCGCCACCGGATCGCCTCCTATGGCGCGGCGGTGGAGCGGACCGAGACCGGCGCGCTCTGGGTGCAGCCCGAGTACCAGGACACCAAGCGGGCCGGTGAGCGCATCACCGGCTACCGGGCCAGCGCCGAACTCCGGCTCACCGTGGTCGACTTCGGGGTGCTGGGCGAGCTGCTGCCGGCGGTCGCCGACCGGGAGCTGACGGTGGTGGCCGGACCCTGGTGGGGGCTGCGCACCGACAGCCCGGTACACCGGCAGGCCCGCGAGCAGGCGGTGCGCGCCTCCCTGGAACGGGCCCGGCAGTACGCGGCCGCCCTCGGCTCCACCCTCACCGGCCTGGTCGAACTGGCCGACCAGGGCCTCTCCGCCGGCGCCCAGGAGTACGCCCCCGCCCCCGGCGGCTTCCTGCGCTCCGCCGCCCTCGCCGGGGCCGCCGAGCCACCCCAGCTGGAGCTGGAACCGGTCAAGCAGCAGGTCCGCGCCACCGTGGAAGCCCGCTGGACCATGACCCCGCCCACCGACCTCTGA
- the dtd gene encoding D-aminoacyl-tRNA deacylase, whose protein sequence is MRAVVQRVTEAQVTVDGETVGSILGPGLCVLVGVTHDDTPEKAAQLARKLWSVRILEGEKSCSDLSAPLLVISQFTLYGDARKGRRPTWNGAAPGPVAEPLVDEVVAQLRALGATVATGRFGADMKVSLVNDGPFTVLLEM, encoded by the coding sequence ATGCGAGCAGTGGTGCAGCGAGTGACCGAGGCCCAGGTGACCGTGGACGGCGAGACCGTGGGCTCCATCCTGGGGCCGGGGCTCTGCGTCCTGGTGGGGGTGACCCATGACGACACCCCGGAGAAGGCCGCCCAGCTGGCCCGCAAGCTGTGGTCGGTACGCATTCTGGAGGGCGAGAAGTCGTGCTCCGACCTGTCCGCGCCGCTGCTGGTGATCAGCCAGTTCACCCTCTACGGTGACGCCCGCAAGGGCCGCCGCCCCACCTGGAACGGCGCCGCGCCCGGCCCGGTCGCCGAGCCGCTGGTGGACGAGGTGGTGGCGCAGCTGCGCGCGCTGGGCGCGACGGTGGCCACCGGCAGGTTCGGCGCCGATATGAAGGTCTCGCTGGTGAACGACGGACCGTTCACGGTGCTGCTGGAGATGTAA
- a CDS encoding putative quinol monooxygenase, which translates to MSSGFGLIVRFELRGDDSAAAFDELVSRTLAGITAHEPGTLAYVVHTVPDEPNVRIFYELYADRAAFEAHEQQPHTKHFLAEREQYLSGVQVTALRVQAGKGPVSA; encoded by the coding sequence ATGAGCAGCGGCTTCGGCCTGATCGTCCGTTTCGAGTTGCGCGGTGACGACTCGGCGGCAGCGTTCGATGAACTGGTGTCGCGCACCCTGGCGGGTATCACGGCTCATGAGCCCGGCACCCTGGCCTACGTCGTACACACCGTGCCGGACGAGCCAAATGTGCGGATCTTCTACGAGCTGTACGCGGACCGGGCAGCGTTCGAGGCACACGAGCAGCAGCCGCACACCAAGCACTTCCTGGCCGAGCGGGAGCAGTACCTGAGCGGTGTCCAGGTCACTGCGCTCCGGGTGCAGGCGGGAAAGGGCCCGGTGTCCGCGTGA